One Rhizoctonia solani chromosome 3, complete sequence genomic region harbors:
- a CDS encoding striatin-like protein, with translation MADVTAIVLNWARLENVKSIVAHLCDEPLRTISNVIVWNNSPDRIDASEFVADERVRIINSDVFFQARFLACLEAEGEWCLVQDDDYLVSTESIKALRKYAGLYNTKYPIHLLPPHEHLSTTLRILVHSPLHVASFAWLGHGTLLSKSHARAFMEVLKAESANQEHIMQMADNFFSVLLNRRADVWVDRGMHFAEGREVAFTVGAEGDARNWYYTAIAEKYLESIVQRAEPNGYTDLEPKEEEEELVTRSPASTHGLWSTNVCGYDAEERVGEVDARHYIHHSFACVGDGLEHTVFKSPAGCEEGQWLSFDLLEKVEVSRIEIEWTIEPEFAHEVQDMNYQVSEDGVWINAVVQECTRVESESPEWIKVSTRLDLESPRILNIVRANIGPGSGSERPAWGVAGCATLIGWDAGHYMPSGMMGREQGMQGNPMHPQQQHMLGQPHHPQQPQPHHPIQQPPHPQQQFGPQPQQGPPPNGQDMSLATVLHYLQSEWRRYERERNEWEIERAEMRARIALLEGERRSFDNLKIDWTRRIKMLEYALKDKTVNQPATAQSNKVASLRKEDDPAPLKEGSGSSSPRSEDIPLPPDARAGVLAGGQPNSRPQSIAGLNGLASQSTANLLGTKMTGRDPKSRARSKEYLKQCLQEVNYLTSPQAVNPLPNRPLVSLGPNSTLISTGAQNMAWGGNDTIGPNGRPRKLVPEVGKEFSTLNGGLEPSLMPESVGAPRDQPTEIKNKSAPESGGQPPQSQPDVPTSAQEEEPLAPIPLDEPEQTAEQEPQVEEVESAEEAPRQPASSGVTAIFRPDDRGEWKRQLQEAHDEAVRAGTAGSGLENISLKDEFDTDDMDNAAEESEDKTKVWKTRKTLRNHLDAVRAVAFHPNEMCLASGGDDFTVKIWRLDPASLTSNSRQAQQSVDIEPQLTLRGHTAAITCLVASPRGLLFSASMDASIRIWAFPPESLQPYAPYDPSYSRGELVGHTDVVWGLALVRDGTWLASGGADGMVKVWEITESGGNLRLTWGYNGAEAEAEPEAEPESGETIPVVAVEGIKSDLRKVAVAYANCIVKVFDIENGKELGSPLTFGELDVHTDTVTIVH, from the exons ATGGCCGACGTCACAGCGATCGTACTCAACTGGGCCCGGCTCGAGAACGTCAAGTCCATTGTCGCTCATCTGTGCGATGAACCATTGCGGACGATCTCAAATGTGATCGTATGGAATAACTCACCCGATAGAATAGATGCCTCT GAGTTTGTCGCAGACGAGAGAGTGAGGATCATAAATTCAGACGTGTTCTTCCAGGCGAGGTTTTTGGCATGTTTAGAGGCCGAGGGAGAATGGTGTTTGGTTCAG GACGACGACTACCTTGTCTCTACCGAATCTATCAAAGCACTTCGCAAATACGCAGGATTATACAACACCAAATACCCAATCCACCTTCTTCCGCCGCACGAACACCTTTCGACCACACTCCGAATACTCGTACATTCTCCTTTACACGTCGCCTCGTTCGCATGGCTCGGTCATGGTACTCTCCTCTCTAAATCGCATGCTCGAGCGTTTATGGAAGTGTTAAAGGCCGAGAGCGCGAACCAAGAACACATCATGCAAATGGCGGATAACTTCTTTTCCGTGCTCTTGAACCGGCGCGCGGACGTATGGGTCGATCGGGGGATGCATTTCGCAGAGGGTCGGGAGGTCGCGTTTACCGTGGGGGCAGAGGGAGATGCGAGGAACTGGTATTATACG GCGATTGCGGAAAAGTATCTCGAAAGTATCGTCCAGAGGGCCGAGCCCAATGGATATACGGATCTTGAACcgaaagaagaagaagaagagttGGTTACTCGTTCCCCAGCCAGTACACACGGTCTTTGGTCGACCAAT GTCTGCGGATATGACGCGGAGGAGCGCGTTGGGGAAGTGGACGCAAGGCATTATATTCATCATTCGTTTGCGTGTGTCGGGGATGGGCTGGAGCATACAGTCTTTAAAAGTCCGGCTG GTTGTGAAGAAGGTCAATGGCTGTCTTTTGATTTGCTTGAAAAGGTGGAGGTGTCGAGGATTGAAATCGAGTGGACGATCGAGCCAGAGTTTGCACATGAAGTCCAAGACATGAATTACCAAGTTTCAGAGGACGGAGTGTGGATAAATGCGGTCGTACAAGAGTGCACGCGAGTCGAATCCGAGTCGCCAGAGTGGATCAAAGTGTCGACAAGGCTGGACCTAGAGTCCCCGCGGATATTGAATATCGTTCGCGCAAATATTGGTCCTGGGTCTGGATCGGAGCGTCCGGCTTGGGGGGTGGCTGGATGTGCG ACACTGATTGGCTGGGATGCTGGACACTATATGCCATCTGGGATGATGGGTCGCGAGCAGGGGATGCAGGGCAATCCAATGCATCCGCAACAGCAGCACATGCTGGGCCAGCCGCACCATCCCCAGCAGCCGCAGCCACACCATCCCATACAGCAGCCACCCCACCCACAGCAGCAGTTTGGCCCACAGCCACAGCAAGGCCCGCCCCCCAATGGCCAGGACATGTCTCTTGCCACCGTGCTTCACTATCTCCAGTCCGAATGGCGCCGCTACGAACGGGAGCGCAACGAATGGGAGATCGAGCGAGCCGAGATGCGC GCGCGTATTGCGCTCCTCGAGGGCGAGAGACGCTCGTTTGACAATCTCAAGATTGATTGGACACGCCGCATAAAGATGCTCGAGTATGCCCTCAAG GACAAAACAGTCAACCAGCCCGCGACAGCCCAGTCCAACAAGGTCGCCTCGTTGCGCAAAGAGGACGATCCTGCACCACTCAAGGAGGGAAGTGGGTCCAGTTCGCCACGTAGCGAAG ATATTCCTTTGCCTCCCGACGCGCGTGCTGGGGTCCTTGCTGGCGGTCAGCCCAACTCGCGACCACAGTCGATTGCCGGTCTCAATGGACTCGCATCTCAGTCCACGGCCAATCTGCTCGGTACAAAGATGACCGGCCGCGATCCCAAGTCGCGTGCGCGCAGCAAAGAGTATCTCAAACAATGTCTACAGGAAGTCAACTACCTCACGTCCCCGCAAGCTGTTAACCCCCTTCCCAACCGTCCATTGGTTTCCCTTGGCCCCAACTCTACGCTTATCAGCACCGGCGCTCAGAATATGG CATGGGGTGGTAATGATACTATCGGGCCCAACGGCCGACCGCGTAAACTTGTTCCAGAGGTCGGAAAGGAGTTTTCGACCTTGAACGGCGGTCTTGAGCCTAGTCTTATGCCCGAAAGCGTTGGTGCACCACGGGATCAGCCTACAGAGATCAAGAACAAGAGTGCTCCAGAATCTGGCGGTCAACCGCCTCAGAGCCAGCCCGACGTACCCACCTCTGCCCAGGAAGAGGAGCCTTTAGCTCCTATTCCTCTCGACGAACCCGAGCAAACCGCAGAACAGGAACCTCAAGTCGAAGAGGTCGAGTCTGCCGAGGAAGCCCCCAGACAACCTGCATCATCGGGAG TCACGGCGATTTTCCGTCCGGATGATCGAGGGGAGTGGAAGAGGCAACTGCAAGAGGCACATGATGAAGCTGTGAGAGCTGGAACCGCTGGAAGTGGTCTCGAAAACATCTCATTAAAGGACGAGTTCGATACTGATGATATGGACAACGCGGCAGAAGAGAGCGAAGACAAGACAAAAGTTTGGAAAACTCGCAAGACGCTCAGAAA TCATCTCGATGCGGTCCGGGCCGTGGCCTTCCACCCTAATGAAATGTGCCTGGCTAGCGGTGGTGATGATTTCACAGTCAAGATTTGGAGGCTTGATCCAGCCTCTTTAACGTCCAATTC CCGTCAAGCTCAGCAGTCGGTTGACATTGAGCCTCAGCTCACGCTTCGTGGACATACAGCCGCGATTACATGTCTCGTCGCGTCCCCACGAGGACTCTTGTTCTCCGCTTCTATGGATGCGTCCATCCGTATTTGGGCATTCCCTCCCGAGTCCCTGCAGCCGTACGCGCCCTACGACCCGAGCTACTCTCGAGGTGAACTCGTAGGACACACCGACGTAGTTTGGGGCCTGGCCCTCGTCCGGGATGGAACATGGCTCGCAAGCGGCGGTGCAGACGGCATGGTTAAAGTTTGGGAAATCACCGAATCGGGTGGAAATCTTCGACTGACCTGGGGCTACAACGGCGCTGAAGCTGAGGCCGAACCGGAGGCCGAACCCGAGTCGGGAGAGACGATACCGGTCGTGGCCGTCGAGGGTATCAAGAGTGATCTACGCAAAGTTGCGGTGGCGTACGCAAATTGCATAGTCAAGGTGTTTGACATTGAGAATGGCAAAGAATTGGGTTCCCCACTAACTTTTGGCGAACTCGATGTGCACACTGACACGGTCACGATTGTCCATTGA